A region of Nitrospirota bacterium DNA encodes the following proteins:
- the dnaJ gene encoding molecular chaperone DnaJ produces the protein MVKDYYELLGVSREVTPEELKKAYRQLAMKHHPDRNAGDKISEDKFKEISHAYSILSDPDKRAHYDRYGTADGFGAGQGPFAGGAGFGDIFEDFFGDIFGGNFGGQRRQRAARGNDLRYDLDISLEEAVFGTERVITFPKLQKCGECNGTGSEPDKQPEVCSGCKGSGHIRYQQGFFSVSKPCGKCHGTGRFITNPCKKCRGQGSIQEQRTVNLKIPAGVDEGSRLKVVGEGEPGMNSGPNGDLYVILDIQEHAIFKREGTELFCDFPISFTNAALGAEIEVPTLDGSARLKIPAGTQSGKIFTLKGKGAPRIGSQQRGSQLIRVFIEVPKKLSQRQKELLEEFAEQSTDDSNKSFKDKLKDLFTGVES, from the coding sequence ATGGTGAAAGATTACTACGAATTGCTTGGTGTTTCCCGGGAAGTTACGCCGGAAGAACTGAAAAAGGCCTACCGGCAGCTTGCCATGAAACATCACCCGGACAGAAACGCCGGCGACAAGATATCAGAGGACAAGTTCAAGGAGATCAGCCACGCCTATTCCATTCTTTCCGATCCTGACAAAAGGGCCCATTATGACCGTTATGGGACTGCAGACGGTTTCGGTGCCGGTCAGGGACCGTTCGCCGGCGGAGCAGGGTTCGGTGATATTTTCGAGGATTTCTTCGGCGATATCTTTGGCGGCAACTTCGGCGGACAGAGACGGCAGCGTGCTGCCAGGGGAAATGACCTCAGATATGACCTTGATATCAGCCTGGAAGAGGCGGTCTTCGGCACAGAAAGGGTGATCACGTTCCCAAAGCTCCAGAAGTGCGGGGAATGCAATGGAACCGGCTCTGAGCCGGACAAACAGCCTGAGGTCTGCAGCGGCTGCAAGGGTTCAGGCCATATCAGATATCAGCAGGGTTTTTTCAGCGTCTCAAAGCCCTGCGGCAAGTGCCACGGCACAGGCAGGTTCATCACGAACCCCTGCAAGAAATGCAGAGGGCAGGGATCCATACAGGAGCAGAGGACCGTTAATCTCAAGATACCGGCCGGTGTGGATGAGGGCTCACGGCTCAAGGTCGTCGGTGAGGGAGAACCCGGGATGAACAGCGGTCCGAACGGCGACCTTTATGTGATACTGGACATCCAGGAACATGCCATATTTAAGCGGGAGGGCACTGAGCTCTTCTGTGATTTCCCCATTTCCTTCACCAATGCAGCACTCGGCGCTGAGATCGAAGTGCCGACGCTCGACGGTTCCGCAAGGCTCAAGATCCCTGCGGGCACGCAGTCCGGAAAGATCTTCACGCTCAAGGGCAAAGGAGCTCCCCGGATCGGCAGCCAACAGCGGGGCAGCCAGCTTATTCGGGTCTTTATTGAGGTTCCGAAAAAGCTCTCGCAGAGACAGAAGGAACTGCTTGAAGAGTTTGCAGAACAGAGCACGGATGACAGCAATAAGAGCTTCAAGGACAAACTGAAGGATCTTTTCACCGGGGTCGAGAGCTGA
- the der gene encoding ribosome biogenesis GTPase Der, producing MAKPLVVIVGRPNVGKSTLFNRMTGTHSAIVEDIPGVTRDRNYLDAEWEGKSYMLVDTGGFYIDPPEDIFAQAKEQALFAIEEGDIIVHLLDGKDGLTPADMELARLLRTSGKKVVWLVNKIDAPVRDDRFYDFYAIGADHLYPVSAATGYGYDDFMDSLGALLPEYHEEKSDYPKIAVVGRPNVGKSTLVNALTGKKRMVVSEVAGTTMDSIDSTCTFHGKKYVIIDTAGLRKKGKIGYSLERFSMVRAVRSIERCDVALVVLDMSVGITEQDQKIAGIVKDYNKGVIFLLNKWDLVTDPEETFKNALPELYRKVWFAQYAPAITISGVSKKRITKVFPVVDVIIEERRKRITTGELNRFFREIIAQISLPLYKGKTVKMYYMTQVGIEPPAFVIFSNYRNAVTEAHLRYIERKLREYFGFGGTPLKIHIRPKKRGT from the coding sequence ATGGCTAAACCTCTTGTTGTGATCGTAGGCCGACCGAACGTCGGAAAGTCAACCCTCTTTAACCGGATGACCGGAACGCATTCTGCAATAGTTGAGGATATCCCCGGTGTTACACGGGACCGGAACTACCTTGATGCAGAGTGGGAAGGCAAGAGTTACATGCTTGTCGATACCGGAGGCTTCTATATTGATCCTCCTGAGGATATCTTTGCCCAGGCAAAGGAGCAGGCTCTTTTTGCCATTGAGGAGGGCGATATTATCGTTCATCTCCTTGACGGAAAAGACGGTCTTACCCCTGCTGACATGGAACTGGCACGCCTTCTCCGTACATCCGGGAAAAAAGTCGTCTGGTTGGTGAACAAGATCGATGCACCGGTCAGGGATGACAGGTTTTACGATTTCTACGCCATAGGCGCTGATCACCTTTATCCGGTCTCTGCAGCTACGGGCTATGGATATGATGATTTTATGGACAGCCTTGGCGCCCTGCTTCCTGAATACCACGAAGAGAAGTCCGATTACCCCAAGATAGCGGTTGTGGGAAGGCCGAATGTCGGGAAGTCAACACTGGTCAATGCCCTTACAGGCAAGAAGCGGATGGTAGTGAGCGAGGTGGCAGGAACCACCATGGATTCAATTGACAGCACCTGTACCTTTCACGGAAAGAAGTATGTGATCATTGACACTGCGGGCCTCAGAAAAAAAGGCAAGATCGGGTATTCGCTGGAGAGGTTCTCAATGGTAAGGGCTGTCAGAAGCATTGAGCGGTGCGATGTGGCTCTTGTTGTTCTCGATATGAGCGTAGGCATCACTGAGCAGGACCAGAAGATCGCGGGCATTGTCAAAGACTACAATAAGGGTGTTATATTCCTCCTGAATAAATGGGACCTGGTTACCGATCCGGAGGAGACCTTCAAGAATGCCCTGCCTGAACTGTACCGGAAGGTCTGGTTTGCGCAGTACGCGCCTGCTATCACCATATCAGGTGTCTCCAAAAAAAGGATCACCAAGGTCTTTCCGGTGGTCGATGTCATTATAGAAGAAAGACGGAAGCGGATCACGACCGGGGAACTGAACAGGTTCTTCCGGGAGATCATTGCTCAGATATCACTTCCCCTGTATAAGGGAAAGACCGTAAAGATGTACTACATGACCCAGGTGGGCATTGAGCCCCCTGCATTTGTCATTTTCTCGAATTACCGCAATGCAGTGACAGAAGCGCACCTCAGGTATATCGAAAGAAAACTGCGCGAGTATTTCGGCTTCGGGGGAACGCCGCTGAAGATCCATATCAGGCCGAAGAAGAGAGGCACCTGA
- a CDS encoding HD domain-containing protein has translation MIIKTKIIAIIALTIIITVGITTAIVLRAQNSKMIESKVADTVFLGDIIERTISHDMKLGNPQEVQKILENIGKNKEIVHIRILSPAGMILKSTNMSEIGSKSQDYLKIATHDFQKPIIHQNNTIDYFKNIMNRQECFGCHDSRGAVNGIIQVRLDLSRSFSTMLSIKRMLVFSNIIIVLVISLVLSLIFSRFVMKPLKNLLAAIHEVEAGNWNAAVQGITSDELGTIGTAFNKMIDEMNKLYKKNLTKERELSKIKMDLEHKNKVEDLNTQLEFRLKELETANRAITSLSKEVKGKNKELEKVVERLKKMNEVGRILTSIVETEEVMKIITRTTADLFNTDRAILHIRNTNRPPLIIQYKRGLGTESITDVPLEYQAYYSEIITQGKPILLQQGNSPSSKIGVPLKMKGEIIGTMILEMLREGSAFTDEDMEILTTLSNQAIVSMENAWLYESVKRNYFATIQSLVNALEASDLYTKGHSERVKLLALELGRYIGLDFKELEILEHAAILHDIGKIGIESFIIQKQGKLTAKEYSLIKSHPLIGEEILGPIDTLEGVRQTIIQHHERYDGKGYPYGLRGEELLLKARILSVVDTFDAMMSERPYRKALSLFQVKEELFLNAGTQFDPYVVESFIELMNLRGESLLGSSGYAKVHSIS, from the coding sequence ATGATTATCAAAACAAAGATCATTGCCATTATAGCCCTCACTATCATCATAACGGTCGGCATCACCACCGCTATCGTGCTCAGGGCGCAAAACTCCAAGATGATCGAGTCAAAGGTTGCTGACACTGTTTTTCTGGGCGACATCATTGAACGGACCATATCTCACGACATGAAACTGGGCAACCCGCAGGAGGTCCAGAAGATCCTTGAGAACATCGGCAAGAACAAGGAAATCGTCCATATCAGGATCCTTTCACCGGCCGGCATGATCCTGAAATCTACGAACATGTCCGAGATCGGCTCAAAATCCCAGGACTATCTCAAGATCGCTACCCATGACTTTCAGAAGCCAATAATCCATCAAAACAACACGATCGATTATTTTAAGAACATCATGAACAGGCAGGAGTGCTTTGGCTGTCATGACAGCAGGGGGGCGGTCAATGGCATCATCCAGGTAAGGCTCGACCTATCGAGGTCGTTCTCTACCATGCTGTCCATCAAAAGAATGCTCGTCTTTTCGAACATCATTATTGTTCTTGTCATATCGCTCGTTCTGAGCCTGATCTTTTCTCGCTTCGTAATGAAGCCGCTGAAAAACCTCCTTGCTGCCATTCACGAGGTGGAGGCGGGCAACTGGAACGCCGCGGTCCAGGGAATCACCAGCGACGAACTCGGCACAATCGGCACTGCCTTCAACAAGATGATCGATGAGATGAACAAACTGTACAAGAAGAATCTGACCAAGGAGCGGGAGCTGTCCAAGATAAAGATGGATCTTGAGCACAAGAACAAAGTTGAGGACCTGAACACCCAGCTTGAGTTCAGGCTCAAGGAACTTGAAACAGCAAACCGGGCCATCACCTCGCTCTCAAAGGAAGTAAAGGGCAAGAACAAGGAACTCGAAAAGGTCGTTGAGCGGCTCAAGAAAATGAACGAGGTCGGCAGGATCCTGACCTCGATCGTCGAGACCGAAGAGGTCATGAAGATCATCACCAGGACGACCGCTGATCTCTTCAATACCGACCGGGCAATTCTTCATATACGAAACACGAACAGACCGCCTCTTATCATTCAGTACAAGCGGGGGCTCGGCACGGAGAGCATTACTGATGTGCCTCTTGAGTATCAGGCGTATTACTCTGAGATCATAACGCAGGGCAAACCCATTCTTCTGCAGCAGGGCAACAGCCCTTCGTCGAAGATCGGGGTACCGCTCAAGATGAAGGGGGAGATCATAGGGACCATGATCCTCGAAATGTTGAGAGAAGGCTCAGCGTTCACTGACGAGGACATGGAGATTCTGACTACGCTTTCGAACCAGGCCATCGTTTCCATGGAAAACGCCTGGCTCTATGAAAGTGTGAAGCGGAACTATTTTGCCACGATCCAGTCTTTGGTCAATGCTCTCGAGGCGAGCGACCTCTATACCAAGGGCCATTCTGAAAGGGTCAAGCTCCTTGCCCTCGAGCTCGGCAGGTACATCGGCCTCGACTTTAAAGAGCTTGAGATCCTCGAACATGCCGCCATACTGCACGACATCGGCAAGATCGGTATCGAGAGCTTCATCATTCAGAAGCAGGGCAAGCTGACAGCAAAGGAATACAGCCTGATCAAATCGCATCCCCTCATAGGAGAGGAGATCCTGGGGCCGATAGATACCCTCGAAGGAGTGCGGCAGACGATCATACAGCATCACGAACGGTATGACGGCAAGGGGTACCCGTATGGGCTGAGAGGAGAGGAACTTCTGCTCAAGGCACGGATCCTTTCTGTCGTTGATACCTTCGATGCCATGATGTCTGAAAGACCATACCGAAAAGCCCTCTCGCTCTTTCAGGTCAAGGAGGAACTTTTCCTGAATGCAGGCACACAGTTTGATCCGTATGTGGTGGAATCCTTTATCGAATTGATGAATCTCAGGGGAGAGTCGCTGCTCGGCTCATCCGGTTATGCCAAAGTTCACAGTATCTCATAA
- a CDS encoding type III PLP-dependent enzyme: MNHRFRITKAHTSITQKSTIQKAIDFIRETDLEPPYLLMDKAKVRQKVHAIGKNIRNSEIYYAVKANPDIETLKLINSLGIGFEIASEGEMSVLESIGVTSDRMITSNPIKTFRFLRMAAESGVDYFSYDSEAEVLKMREYTPGANVYVRLTVPNEGSEWPLSKKFGVEVEEAEELLILAKKKGLNPVGITFHVGSQCTNMYNWNSALDKAKDLWDRAEKAGIRLSLLNIGGGYPIRYTKDVVGISVIEKNINRAIWQKFPKKTRILIEPGRSVVGDAGIFVTKVIGKTSRGDEKWLSVDVGVFNGLMESIGGIKYSYVVEGSKEIKKWTLAGPSCDSFDVIEKNILLPEPAIGNYILILSSGAYTISYASEFNGFSIPKTILI, encoded by the coding sequence ATGAACCACCGTTTTCGCATAACAAAAGCGCATACCAGCATTACGCAGAAGTCGACCATCCAGAAGGCGATCGACTTCATACGGGAGACCGATCTCGAACCGCCCTACCTTCTGATGGACAAGGCAAAGGTTCGCCAGAAGGTCCATGCCATAGGCAAGAATATCCGAAATTCCGAGATCTACTATGCGGTCAAGGCAAATCCGGATATCGAGACCCTGAAGCTGATCAACAGTCTTGGCATCGGCTTTGAGATCGCCTCGGAAGGAGAGATGAGCGTACTCGAGTCCATCGGCGTAACGAGTGACCGGATGATCACGAGCAACCCTATCAAGACCTTCCGCTTTCTCAGGATGGCTGCAGAATCCGGCGTAGACTATTTTTCGTATGACTCGGAGGCAGAAGTCCTCAAGATGCGGGAATACACCCCCGGCGCAAATGTCTATGTAAGGCTTACCGTCCCCAATGAAGGCAGCGAATGGCCGCTCAGCAAGAAATTCGGCGTGGAGGTTGAAGAGGCGGAGGAACTTCTTATACTCGCAAAAAAGAAGGGGCTCAACCCCGTCGGCATCACCTTCCATGTGGGATCGCAGTGCACGAACATGTACAACTGGAATTCTGCACTGGACAAGGCAAAAGACCTCTGGGACAGGGCTGAAAAGGCAGGCATAAGACTTTCTCTCCTGAACATTGGCGGCGGATATCCGATACGGTATACCAAAGATGTCGTCGGCATCTCTGTCATCGAAAAGAATATCAACAGGGCGATCTGGCAGAAGTTCCCGAAAAAGACCCGTATCCTGATCGAACCCGGAAGGTCAGTGGTTGGCGATGCCGGCATATTCGTGACCAAGGTGATCGGCAAGACCAGCCGCGGAGATGAGAAATGGCTCTCTGTTGATGTCGGCGTCTTCAACGGCCTCATGGAGAGCATCGGGGGCATAAAATACAGCTATGTTGTTGAGGGCTCAAAAGAGATCAAGAAATGGACCCTCGCAGGCCCGAGCTGTGACAGTTTCGATGTAATAGAAAAGAATATTCTTCTGCCTGAACCGGCCATCGGAAATTATATTCTGATCCTTTCAAGCGGCGCATATACCATCTCCTACGCCTCTGAATTTAATGGCTTTTCCATACCAAAGACGATTCTTATCTGA
- the grpE gene encoding nucleotide exchange factor GrpE, whose amino-acid sequence MGDNDLDRENEDFGEDDIELVTDSPGEETEQQKPAVSSGADELNSKYLRLYADFENYRKRVNKDKEDLVRYSNESLLYELLPAIDNLELALKHASGEMNSGLVQGVEVTLKELQRTLEKFGLVRIGAMGKPFDPAVHHAMSQVERTDMDEKMIAEEFRAGYKYRDKVLRPSLVAVSVKAQKQQNEDAEASEINKQDSIEEEQ is encoded by the coding sequence TTGGGAGATAACGATCTGGACAGAGAGAACGAAGACTTCGGAGAAGATGACATAGAGCTGGTCACTGACAGTCCTGGAGAAGAAACAGAGCAGCAGAAACCTGCTGTCAGTTCCGGAGCAGACGAGCTGAACAGCAAGTATTTACGGCTGTATGCTGACTTTGAGAATTACCGCAAGCGTGTCAATAAGGACAAGGAGGATCTTGTGCGATACAGCAATGAGTCACTGCTGTATGAGCTCCTGCCGGCCATAGACAACCTTGAGCTTGCGCTGAAGCACGCCTCGGGAGAAATGAACAGCGGGCTGGTCCAGGGCGTAGAAGTGACCCTCAAGGAATTGCAAAGGACACTCGAGAAGTTCGGTCTGGTCCGCATCGGGGCAATGGGTAAGCCGTTTGACCCTGCAGTGCATCATGCCATGTCACAGGTCGAGCGGACGGATATGGACGAAAAGATGATAGCAGAGGAGTTCAGGGCAGGATACAAATATCGCGACAAAGTGCTCAGGCCTTCACTGGTAGCCGTATCAGTAAAAGCGCAGAAACAGCAGAATGAAGATGCAGAGGCATCGGAAATTAATAAACAGGATTCCATAGAGGAGGAACAATAA
- a CDS encoding YihY/virulence factor BrkB family protein → MRMIRLIGRSFLDFFRDNGLMLAGSMSYFTMMALVPLCMFLITVFGYFLGQYPDFYNFFLAKLTGFFPTVTQDITDDLTKIISYKGLGKFSLLLYWVLSYQVFASMETALNRIFKIQKKRHVFFSVLVSLMVVTLLIALLFASFAAASLVPLLKTIGPTLTGIKIGKITKILLSFVLPFFLILCSFALLYVMVPKTRVRISSALAGAFFATVMLEIAKHIFSWYVSEVAQMGKIYGPLTAFVMFLLWMFYSSGIFLIGAEIVHNLGNQKQVRS, encoded by the coding sequence ATGAGGATGATCAGACTCATCGGCAGAAGCTTCCTGGACTTTTTCAGGGACAATGGGCTGATGCTTGCCGGTTCCATGTCCTATTTCACCATGATGGCGCTTGTGCCCCTCTGTATGTTCCTGATAACGGTATTCGGATATTTTCTTGGCCAGTATCCTGATTTTTACAACTTCTTTCTTGCCAAGCTGACGGGGTTTTTCCCGACCGTTACACAGGATATCACGGATGACCTCACGAAAATCATCTCATACAAAGGGCTCGGGAAGTTCAGCCTTCTGCTTTACTGGGTTCTTTCCTATCAGGTCTTTGCCTCCATGGAGACCGCCCTTAACAGGATATTTAAAATACAGAAGAAACGGCATGTATTCTTCTCGGTGCTGGTGTCCCTGATGGTCGTGACGCTGCTCATAGCCCTGTTGTTTGCTTCCTTCGCAGCTGCCTCGCTTGTGCCGCTTCTCAAGACAATTGGTCCGACCCTGACCGGCATAAAGATCGGCAAAATAACAAAGATTCTGCTCAGCTTTGTTCTTCCCTTTTTCCTGATCCTCTGCTCGTTCGCACTGCTTTACGTTATGGTGCCGAAGACCAGGGTGCGAATTTCTTCGGCCCTTGCCGGCGCTTTTTTCGCAACAGTCATGCTCGAGATCGCCAAGCATATATTCAGCTGGTATGTGAGTGAAGTGGCCCAAATGGGTAAGATCTACGGCCCGCTTACGGCCTTTGTCATGTTCCTGCTCTGGATGTTCTATTCATCAGGCATCTTTTTAATCGGCGCCGAAATAGTGCATAATTTAGGGAACCAGAAACAGGTGAGGAGCTGA
- a CDS encoding 16S rRNA (uracil(1498)-N(3))-methyltransferase — MTRLFLDSAVQAQGVIHLTGEKARYLSAVLRCRIHDTLIVTDISGNTYSAEISAITKKQTTLDIMAPLDHDNESPIDIILVQGLLRGEKMDLVIQKATELGAKEIVPMITERSQIRETRKLQRWQKIAEEASRQCGRNMVPLIREPEAFEIVIASDGFHKGIICWEKEGAPFSTALELLSGEKRLVLCIGPEGGFSEKEIGIAEDKGLTVASLGKRILRAETAALTAVGLVQYVCGDLSGRE, encoded by the coding sequence ATGACCAGACTTTTTCTCGACAGCGCCGTTCAGGCTCAGGGCGTAATCCATCTCACCGGAGAAAAAGCCCGCTATTTATCCGCCGTCCTCAGGTGCAGGATCCATGATACGCTCATCGTAACAGACATCAGCGGCAATACCTATTCTGCAGAGATCTCCGCGATAACGAAAAAACAGACGACGCTCGATATCATGGCCCCCCTCGATCACGATAACGAGTCCCCGATCGATATCATCCTTGTTCAGGGACTGCTCAGAGGTGAAAAGATGGACCTCGTGATCCAGAAGGCAACTGAACTCGGAGCAAAAGAGATCGTGCCGATGATCACCGAGCGGAGCCAGATAAGAGAGACCCGAAAACTTCAGCGCTGGCAAAAGATCGCTGAGGAGGCATCACGCCAGTGCGGCAGGAATATGGTTCCGCTGATCCGTGAGCCGGAAGCCTTTGAGATCGTGATCGCCTCCGATGGATTTCACAAAGGGATCATCTGCTGGGAAAAGGAAGGGGCGCCCTTCTCCACTGCCCTGGAGCTGTTGTCCGGAGAAAAACGGCTTGTCCTCTGCATCGGGCCGGAAGGCGGGTTTTCCGAAAAAGAGATCGGGATTGCCGAAGATAAAGGGTTAACGGTTGCATCACTGGGAAAACGAATTCTTCGGGCAGAGACCGCAGCATTGACCGCCGTCGGTCTTGTGCAGTATGTATGCGGCGACCTCTCAGGCCGCGAATAA
- the hrcA gene encoding heat-inducible transcription repressor HrcA, translating to MSLDERSGQILQAVIQLYISSPGPVGSRAVTKKFPLGLSSATIRNIMSDLEEMGFLRQPHTSAGRVPTDVGYRFYVDTLSSERADSDAELVSEMNRKLDLLRNDVDSFLDNASRMLSELSHYIGISVSPNANRTILSRIELVPYRKNQIAVVLFADEAIIRSKIVAVEQEMSRSDLNRLSDYINDRFSGYSLDEVRKSIIEEISNERVLCDSLIGRATRICRDVLAISDSDIFISGLSEMVNLPDFCDIGRIRGLLKTLEDKHIILGLLDKISDTDGTQVFIGSENPLDEMKQFSLVVSTYKEGNKPMGTIGIIGPTRMNYSHAITLVDTTARFITEILTYNK from the coding sequence ATGAGTCTGGACGAAAGAAGTGGACAGATATTACAGGCGGTTATTCAGCTTTATATAAGCTCGCCCGGACCTGTCGGTTCACGGGCAGTAACCAAAAAATTTCCACTCGGTCTTTCATCGGCAACCATACGGAACATCATGTCCGACCTTGAGGAGATGGGGTTTCTGCGCCAGCCGCACACTTCGGCAGGACGCGTGCCGACCGATGTCGGATACCGTTTTTATGTTGATACCCTGTCGTCCGAAAGGGCCGACTCTGATGCCGAGCTCGTTTCTGAAATGAACAGAAAGCTTGATCTGCTCAGAAATGATGTCGATTCCTTCCTGGACAACGCATCACGCATGCTTTCGGAACTTTCTCATTATATAGGCATTTCCGTATCGCCGAATGCGAACAGGACCATCCTGAGCAGGATAGAGCTGGTGCCCTATCGGAAGAACCAGATCGCTGTTGTTCTCTTTGCCGACGAAGCGATCATCAGGAGCAAGATCGTTGCCGTAGAACAGGAAATGTCGCGGAGCGATCTGAACCGCCTTTCCGACTATATCAACGACCGGTTTTCGGGATACTCTCTTGACGAAGTAAGAAAAAGCATTATCGAGGAGATATCGAACGAGCGCGTGCTCTGCGACAGTCTCATCGGCAGGGCAACGAGGATCTGCAGAGATGTCCTGGCCATATCAGACAGTGATATTTTTATCTCAGGTCTGTCGGAGATGGTCAATCTCCCTGACTTCTGCGATATCGGCAGGATCCGGGGACTTCTGAAGACCCTTGAGGACAAACATATCATCCTGGGGCTTCTCGACAAGATATCTGATACTGACGGCACACAGGTCTTTATCGGTTCGGAGAACCCTCTGGACGAGATGAAACAGTTCAGCCTTGTGGTCTCTACATACAAAGAGGGTAACAAACCGATGGGCACCATCGGCATCATCGGGCCGACGAGAATGAACTACTCACACGCAATTACACTGGTTGACACAACAGCCAGATTCATAACGGAAATACTCACATACAACAAATAG
- the dnaK gene encoding molecular chaperone DnaK encodes MGKAIGIDLGTTNSCVAVVQGGETVVIPNQEGTRTTPSVVAITDKGERLVGQIAKRQAITNPENTIFSIKRLMGRKYSAPEVEHAKKRLPYKIVEAANNDAHVEIFGKKYSPPEISAMILQKLKQAAEDYLGEKVTEAVITVPAYFDDSQRQATKDAGRIAGLNVLRIINEPTAAALAYGMDKKKEEKVAVYDLGGGTFDISILEIGEGVIEVKSTNGDTYLGGDDFDIRIIDWMIDEFRKDQGIDLKNDKMALQRLKEAAERAKIELSTATETEINLPFVTADATGPKHLLLKIKRSEFEQLAADLFENTIGPCKNALSDAGLTSGSIDEVLLVGGQTRTPRVQQTVQGFFGKEPNRTVNPDEVVAVGAAIQAAVLKGDVKEVLLLDVTPLSLGIETLGGIFTKIIERNTTIPTKKSQVFSTATDNQPAVTIKICQGEREMAADNKLLGNFELIGIPPAPRGVPQIEVSFDIDANGILHVSAKDLGTNKEQSIRITASSGLSEDEIKKMVRDADDHGQEDHKKKQMAEARNNADTLCYTVEKSLSDYGDKVTADEKREIEEALEHCKKVKDASSDPAEIKSATDKLMQISHKLAEHLYKQTGAGAQPGDASAGQGAKPAEEEVVEAEFEDVDKDKK; translated from the coding sequence ATGGGAAAAGCAATAGGAATTGACCTCGGGACCACGAACTCTTGCGTTGCAGTTGTACAGGGCGGAGAGACCGTTGTCATACCGAACCAGGAAGGGACAAGAACAACACCGTCGGTCGTGGCGATCACTGACAAGGGCGAGAGGCTCGTCGGTCAGATAGCAAAACGGCAGGCCATTACGAACCCGGAAAATACCATATTCTCGATCAAGAGGCTCATGGGCAGAAAATACTCGGCACCTGAGGTCGAACACGCAAAGAAGAGGCTGCCCTACAAGATCGTGGAAGCAGCCAACAACGATGCCCATGTCGAGATCTTCGGCAAGAAATACTCACCCCCCGAGATCTCTGCCATGATCCTTCAGAAGCTGAAACAGGCTGCTGAAGATTATCTCGGCGAGAAAGTGACCGAAGCGGTCATCACCGTACCGGCATATTTTGATGACAGCCAGAGGCAGGCAACCAAGGATGCCGGCAGAATAGCCGGTCTTAACGTGCTCAGGATCATCAACGAACCTACAGCAGCAGCCCTTGCCTATGGCATGGACAAGAAGAAGGAAGAGAAAGTTGCCGTGTACGACCTTGGCGGCGGAACCTTTGACATCTCGATCCTTGAGATCGGCGAAGGGGTCATTGAGGTCAAGTCAACAAACGGAGACACCTATCTCGGTGGCGATGACTTTGACATCAGGATCATTGACTGGATGATCGATGAATTCAGGAAAGACCAGGGCATTGATCTGAAAAATGACAAGATGGCCCTGCAGAGACTGAAAGAAGCTGCTGAGCGGGCAAAGATCGAACTCTCTACCGCGACAGAGACCGAGATCAACCTCCCCTTTGTCACTGCTGATGCAACCGGTCCAAAGCACCTTCTCCTGAAGATCAAACGCTCCGAGTTCGAACAGTTGGCTGCTGACCTGTTCGAAAACACCATCGGCCCCTGCAAGAACGCTCTTTCTGATGCCGGGCTTACTTCCGGCAGCATTGATGAAGTACTGCTCGTTGGCGGCCAGACACGGACGCCGAGAGTCCAGCAGACAGTGCAGGGCTTCTTTGGCAAGGAGCCGAACAGGACGGTGAACCCTGACGAGGTCGTTGCCGTAGGCGCAGCCATACAGGCAGCGGTTTTGAAGGGTGATGTGAAGGAGGTCCTGCTCCTTGACGTTACTCCTCTGTCATTGGGCATCGAGACCCTCGGCGGTATATTCACCAAGATCATCGAGAGGAACACGACAATCCCTACCAAAAAGAGTCAGGTATTTTCGACCGCAACGGACAACCAGCCTGCGGTCACGATCAAGATCTGCCAGGGTGAACGGGAAATGGCAGCAGACAACAAACTGCTGGGCAACTTCGAACTCATCGGTATTCCGCCTGCACCGCGCGGCGTACCGCAGATCGAGGTCTCCTTTGACATCGATGCAAACGGCATACTCCATGTCTCGGCAAAGGATCTCGGCACGAATAAGGAGCAGTCGATCAGGATCACTGCATCAAGCGGCCTCTCTGAGGACGAGATTAAAAAGATGGTTCGTGACGCAGACGATCACGGGCAGGAGGACCATAAGAAGAAGCAGATGGCAGAGGCCAGGAACAACGCCGATACGCTCTGCTATACGGTCGAAAAATCCCTGAGCGACTATGGGGACAAGGTCACTGCCGATGAAAAGCGCGAGATCGAAGAGGCCCTTGAGCACTGCAAGAAGGTCAAGGACGCGAGTTCTGATCCTGCAGAGATAAAATCGGCTACAGACAAGCTTATGCAGATCTCGCACAAGCTTGCCGAGCATCTGTACAAGCAGACCGGGGCCGGGGCACAGCCTGGAGACGCGTCTGCAGGCCAGGGCGCAAAGCCGGCAGAAGAAGAGGTTGTGGAAGCAGAGTTCGAGGACGTTGACAAGGACAAGAAATAG